The following proteins are encoded in a genomic region of Cricetulus griseus strain 17A/GY chromosome 7, alternate assembly CriGri-PICRH-1.0, whole genome shotgun sequence:
- the Pank3 gene encoding pantothenate kinase 3 isoform X2 encodes MKIKDAKKPSFPWFGMDIGGTLVKLSYFEPIDITAEEEQEEVESLKSIRKYLTSNVAYGSTGIRDVHLELKDLTLFGRRGNLHFIRFPTQDLPTFIQMGRDKNFSTLQTVLSATGGGAYKFEKDFRTIGNLHLHKLDELDCLVKGLLYIDSVSFNGQAECYYFANASEPERCQKMPFNLDDPYPLLVVNIGSGVSILAVHSKDNYKRVTGTSLGGGTFLGLCSLLTGCESFEEALEMASKGDSTQADRLVRDIYGGDYERFGLPGWAVASSFGNMIYKEKRETVSKEDLARATLVTITNNIGSVARMCAVNEKINRVVFVGNFLRVNTLSMKLLAYALDYWSKGQLKALFLEHEGYFGAVGALLGLPNFS; translated from the exons CTTTCCCATGGTTTGGAATGGACATTGGGGGAACTCTAGTAAAGCTCTCATATTTTGAACCTATCGATATCACAgcagaggaagaacaagaggaagTTGAGAGCTTAAAAAGCATTCGGAAATATTTGACTTCTAATGTAGCATATGGATCTACTGGCATTCGGGATGTACACCTTGAACTGAAGGACTTAACCCTTTTTGGACGAAGAGGGAACTTGCACTTTATCAGATTTCCAACCCAGGACCTGCCTACTTTTATCCAAATGGGAAGAGATAAAAACTTCTCAACCTTACAAACGGTGCTGAGTGCTACAGGAGGTGGTGCTTACAAGTTTGAGAAAGATTTTCGCACA atTGGAAACCTCCACCTGCACAAACTGGATGAACTTGACTGCCTTGTAAAGGGCTTGCTGTATATAGATTCTGTCAGTTTCAATGGACAAGCAGAAtgctattattttgctaatgCCTCAGAACCTGAGCGATGCCAAAAGATGCCTTTTAACCTGGATGATCCTTATCCACTGCTGGTAGTGAATATTGGCTCAGGAGTCAGTATTTTAGCAGTTCATTCCAAAGACAACTATAAAAGAGTGACTGGAACAAG cCTTGGAGGGGGTACCTTTCTTGGTTTATGCAGTTTATTGACTGGCTGTGAAAGTTTTGAAGAGGCTCTTGAAATGGCATCCAAAGGTGACAGCACCCAAGCTGATAGGCTGGTCCGTGATATTTATGGAGGAGATTATGAAAGATTTGGTCTGCCAGGTTGGGCTGTGGCATCTAG ttttgggaATATGATTTATAAGGAGAAGCGAGAAACTGTTAGTAAAGAGGATCTGGCAAGAGCTACTTTAGTTACTATCACTAATAACATTGGTTCCGTGGCCCGGATGTGTGCTGTTAACGAG AAAATTAACAGAGTTGTCTTCGTTGGAAACTTTTTACGTGTTAATACTCTCTCTATGAAACTTCTGGCATATGCTTTGGATTACTGGTCAAAAGGTCAATTGAAAGCATTGTTTCTAGAACATGAG GGATACTTTGGAGCTGTTGGTGCACTTCTTGGATTGCCAAATTTCAGCTGA